A region from the Amycolatopsis camponoti genome encodes:
- a CDS encoding bifunctional helix-turn-helix transcriptional regulator/GNAT family N-acetyltransferase: protein MNNAQAADRVAAVRAFNRLYTGVIGVLDEGPADAEYSLPEARVLFELAHQDPLPVTDLRKRLDLDAGYASRLLARLESRGLISRERSDEDARRQLVRPTAAGRDAFAVLNRRSTEQIGGLLRRFADEDQQRLLAAMRTIGDLVGERRRDPVLVLRPPRPGDLGWVIERHGALYGREYGFDDRFEGLVARIVADFVERRDDPRQAFWIAELDGERVGGIACTRGPDADTAKLRLLLLEPSARGHGVGKRLVTECVEFARAHGYRGMELSTVSILTAARAIYRAAGFELVHEEDFDDWGPKLTDETWRLEF, encoded by the coding sequence ATGAACAACGCGCAGGCGGCCGACCGCGTGGCCGCGGTCCGTGCTTTCAACCGGCTCTACACCGGGGTCATCGGCGTGCTCGACGAAGGACCCGCGGACGCCGAGTACTCGCTGCCGGAAGCCCGCGTGCTCTTCGAGCTCGCCCACCAGGACCCGCTGCCGGTGACCGACCTGCGCAAGCGCCTCGACCTCGACGCCGGCTACGCCAGCAGGCTCCTCGCCCGCCTCGAGTCGCGCGGGCTGATCTCGCGCGAACGGTCCGACGAGGACGCCCGCCGCCAGCTCGTGCGCCCGACGGCGGCCGGCCGAGACGCGTTCGCCGTCCTCAACCGCCGGTCCACCGAGCAGATCGGCGGACTGCTGCGCCGCTTCGCCGACGAAGACCAGCAGCGCCTCCTGGCCGCGATGCGCACGATCGGCGACCTCGTCGGCGAGCGGCGTCGCGACCCGGTGCTCGTGCTGCGTCCACCACGACCGGGTGACCTGGGCTGGGTGATCGAGCGGCATGGCGCGCTCTACGGCCGCGAGTACGGCTTCGACGACCGGTTCGAGGGTCTCGTCGCGCGCATCGTCGCCGACTTCGTCGAGCGGCGCGACGACCCGCGGCAGGCGTTCTGGATCGCCGAGCTCGACGGCGAGCGCGTCGGCGGCATCGCGTGCACCCGCGGGCCGGACGCGGACACCGCGAAGCTGCGGCTGTTGCTGCTCGAGCCGTCGGCGCGCGGCCACGGCGTCGGCAAGCGGCTGGTCACCGAGTGCGTCGAGTTCGCGCGGGCGCACGGCTACCGGGGGATGGAGCTGTCGACGGTGTCGATCCTGACCGCCGCGCGGGCGATCTACCGCGCGGCCGGGTTCGAGCTGGTCCACGAAGAGGATTTCGACGACTGGGGCCCGAAGCTGACCGACGAGACCTGGCGCCTCGAGTTCTAG
- a CDS encoding MaoC family dehydratase: MAIRELDSTPSLATLYPKALLGFRKTGSSLPDTELVRTGVVVDPAHLAAYNTVCGFRLSDELPATYPHMLAFPLQMALMTESGFPFPLLGMVHVANRITQRRALRLGEPLTIRVRAENLRPHEKGRQFDVVSEAWAGDDLVWVDVSTYLRRSGASGASARREQLAPPTPDAIWRVPGDIGRRYAEVSGDRNPIHLHPLTARLFGFPRAIAHGMWTKAHALAAFEGRLPSAFTVDVRFKQPVLLPAKAGFTTWADGDGWAFELWSKAKPHLEGTITSL; the protein is encoded by the coding sequence GTGGCGATCCGCGAACTCGACAGCACGCCGAGCCTGGCGACGCTGTACCCGAAGGCCCTGCTCGGTTTTCGCAAAACGGGATCTTCGCTGCCCGACACGGAGCTGGTGCGCACAGGCGTCGTCGTCGACCCGGCGCACCTTGCCGCGTACAACACGGTCTGCGGGTTCCGGCTGAGCGACGAGCTGCCGGCGACCTATCCGCACATGCTGGCGTTCCCGCTGCAGATGGCGCTGATGACCGAGTCGGGCTTTCCGTTCCCGCTGCTCGGCATGGTGCACGTGGCGAACCGGATCACCCAGCGCCGCGCGTTGCGCCTGGGCGAGCCACTGACGATCCGGGTGCGCGCGGAGAACCTGCGCCCGCACGAGAAAGGCCGTCAGTTCGACGTCGTCAGCGAAGCATGGGCCGGCGACGATCTGGTGTGGGTCGACGTGAGCACGTACCTGCGTCGCTCGGGCGCGTCCGGCGCTTCCGCCCGCCGCGAGCAGCTGGCGCCGCCGACGCCGGACGCGATCTGGCGAGTGCCGGGCGACATCGGCCGCCGCTACGCCGAGGTTTCGGGTGACCGCAACCCGATCCACCTGCACCCGCTGACGGCTCGCCTGTTCGGCTTCCCGCGCGCGATCGCCCACGGGATGTGGACGAAGGCCCACGCGCTGGCGGCGTTCGAGGGCCGGCTGCCGTCGGCGTTCACGGTGGACGTCCGCTTCAAGCAGCCGGTGCTGCTCCCGGCCAAGGCGGGCTTCACGACGTGGGCGGACGGCGACGGCTGGGCGTTCGAGCTGTGGAGCAAGGCGAAGCCGCACCTGGAGGGCACGATCACCTCACTCTGA
- a CDS encoding ATP-binding protein, which translates to MDPIRNPFAPGAGQRPPELAGRERELKAFEVVLERVARGRPERSLVLTGLRGVGKTVLLGELRAMAVRHKWGAGKIEARPDAELRRPLSAALHRAIRDLAVRHRAPDRVEEVLGVLKAFALRANKADAKLRDRWQPGIDVPAAQGRADSGDIEIDLVELFTDVAELAADVGTGVAVFIDEIQDLQPDDVSALCAACHELSQSGAPLVVVGAGLPHVPAVLSASKSYSERLFRYARIDRLDREDADFAVMAPIEREDAGIEPEALDALFDASGGYPYFIQAYGKAAWDAAPSDPITVKDVQVAAPEAESELAVGFFGSRYERATPAEREYLQAMAELTQGRDEPAGTADVAVFLGRKPSSLSPARDSLMKKGLVYSAERGQIAFTVPHFGHYLLGRD; encoded by the coding sequence GTGGACCCCATCCGCAACCCCTTCGCGCCGGGCGCCGGGCAGCGGCCGCCTGAGCTGGCCGGGCGCGAGCGTGAGCTCAAGGCGTTCGAAGTGGTGCTGGAGCGGGTTGCGCGGGGGAGACCCGAACGCAGTCTCGTGCTCACCGGGCTGCGTGGGGTCGGGAAGACCGTGCTCCTCGGGGAGCTGCGGGCGATGGCCGTGCGGCACAAGTGGGGTGCCGGGAAGATCGAAGCGCGGCCGGACGCCGAGCTGCGGCGGCCGCTGTCCGCCGCGCTGCACCGGGCCATCCGGGACCTCGCCGTGCGGCACCGGGCGCCGGACCGGGTCGAGGAGGTGCTCGGCGTGCTCAAGGCGTTCGCGCTGCGGGCCAACAAAGCCGACGCGAAGCTGCGAGACCGCTGGCAGCCGGGCATCGACGTGCCCGCCGCGCAGGGCCGCGCGGACTCCGGGGACATCGAGATCGACCTCGTCGAGCTGTTCACCGACGTCGCCGAGCTGGCCGCGGACGTCGGGACCGGCGTCGCGGTGTTCATCGACGAGATCCAGGACCTGCAGCCCGACGACGTCTCCGCGTTGTGCGCGGCCTGCCACGAGCTCTCGCAGTCCGGCGCGCCGCTCGTCGTCGTCGGTGCCGGGCTGCCGCACGTGCCCGCCGTGCTCTCGGCGTCCAAGTCCTACTCCGAACGTCTTTTCCGCTACGCGCGCATCGACCGGCTCGACCGCGAAGACGCCGACTTCGCGGTGATGGCGCCGATCGAACGCGAGGACGCCGGCATCGAGCCGGAAGCGCTCGACGCCCTCTTCGACGCCTCGGGCGGCTACCCGTACTTCATCCAGGCCTACGGCAAGGCGGCCTGGGACGCGGCGCCGTCCGACCCGATCACGGTCAAGGACGTCCAGGTCGCGGCGCCCGAGGCGGAGTCCGAGCTGGCCGTCGGCTTCTTCGGTTCGCGCTACGAACGCGCGACGCCCGCCGAGCGGGAGTACCTGCAGGCGATGGCCGAGCTGACCCAGGGACGCGACGAGCCCGCCGGCACCGCCGACGTCGCCGTGTTCCTCGGACGGAAGCCGTCCTCGCTGTCGCCGGCCCGCGACAGCCTGATGAAGAAGGGCCTCGTCTACTCCGCCGAGCGGGGTCAGATCGCCTTCACCGTGCCGCACTTCGGCCACTACCTGCTCGGCCGCGACTGA
- a CDS encoding MerR family transcriptional regulator has protein sequence MEWSIQDIVRSAGTTSRTLRHYGAVGLLEPSRVGSNGYRYYDEQALVRLQRILLLRELGLGLPAIAEVLDGQRDRVAALETHLELLEQEQRRIGRQIDSVRTTLRKLKGGERLMAEEVFDGFDHTRYEKEVTERWGASAYRTSDEWWRSLSAEEKKAHQLEQRDIAAAFGSAHAAGLTADSDEVQAITRRLHAWLKPAVSSVSAGYFAGLGRLYVDDPRYGFEGAGAEFVRDAMKIYAERNLSD, from the coding sequence ATGGAGTGGTCGATCCAGGACATCGTCCGCTCGGCCGGGACGACGAGCCGGACGCTGCGCCACTACGGCGCGGTCGGCCTGCTCGAGCCCAGCCGCGTCGGCAGCAACGGCTACCGCTACTACGACGAGCAGGCGCTCGTCCGGCTGCAGCGGATCCTGCTGCTGCGCGAACTCGGCCTCGGGCTGCCGGCGATCGCGGAGGTCCTGGACGGGCAACGCGACCGCGTCGCGGCGCTCGAGACCCACCTGGAGCTGCTCGAACAGGAGCAGCGGCGGATCGGACGGCAGATCGATTCGGTCCGGACGACGCTACGGAAACTGAAGGGAGGTGAACGACTGATGGCAGAAGAAGTCTTCGACGGCTTCGACCACACCCGCTACGAAAAGGAGGTCACCGAGCGCTGGGGCGCATCGGCGTACCGGACGAGCGACGAGTGGTGGCGCTCACTGTCGGCCGAGGAGAAGAAGGCCCACCAGCTGGAGCAGCGGGACATCGCCGCCGCGTTCGGATCGGCCCACGCGGCCGGGCTCACGGCGGACTCCGACGAGGTCCAGGCGATCACGCGCCGGCTGCACGCGTGGCTGAAGCCGGCTGTGTCGTCGGTGTCCGCGGGGTACTTCGCGGGCCTGGGCCGGCTGTACGTCGACGATCCGCGTTACGGGTTCGAGGGTGCGGGCGCGGAATTCGTCCGCGACGCGATGAAGATCTACGCGGAACGGAACCTGAGCGACTAG
- a CDS encoding 3-oxoacyl-ACP reductase — protein MADRYQQFTKTPLGKFVVPKLGLPNPATLRRYKPGQPALEGPALLGAAPGSRLEKTLKDQLADAGIDVVTSAGDRHAALVFDATGVTDPSRLREVYDFFHPVIRSVGPSGRVVVLGTPPEQVEGRERIAQRALEGFVRSVGKELKRGATAQLVYVAEGAEEATESTLRFLLSAKSAFVDAQVIRIGAEGKTAVAPANWEKPLDGKVALVTGASRGIGAAIAEVLARDGAHVVALDIPAQGADLSKVANKIGGSSLQLDITSPSAPAKLAEYLKERHGGVDVVVHNAGITRDKTLGNMSESAWDSVIAVNLASQLAVNDKLLGDRVLNENGRIIGVSSIAGIAGNVGQANYATSKAGVIGMVNVGAPQLAAYGGTINAVAPGFIETKMTAAVPLFIREAGRRLSSLGQGGLPVDVAETIAWYANPASAAVNGNVVRVCGQALLGA, from the coding sequence ATGGCTGACAGGTACCAGCAGTTCACGAAAACCCCGTTGGGGAAGTTCGTGGTGCCGAAGCTCGGCTTGCCCAACCCCGCCACGCTGCGCCGGTACAAGCCCGGGCAACCCGCCCTCGAGGGTCCCGCACTTCTCGGCGCCGCGCCTGGTAGCCGGCTGGAAAAGACCCTTAAGGATCAACTGGCCGACGCGGGCATCGACGTCGTCACGTCGGCGGGTGACCGGCACGCGGCGCTCGTCTTCGACGCCACCGGCGTCACCGACCCTTCGCGCCTGCGCGAGGTCTACGACTTCTTCCACCCGGTGATCCGCAGCGTCGGGCCGTCCGGCCGGGTCGTCGTCCTGGGCACGCCGCCGGAGCAGGTCGAGGGCCGCGAGCGGATCGCTCAGCGCGCTCTCGAAGGCTTCGTGCGCTCCGTCGGCAAAGAGCTGAAGCGCGGCGCGACGGCTCAGCTCGTGTACGTCGCCGAAGGGGCCGAAGAGGCTACGGAGTCGACGCTGCGCTTCCTGCTGTCCGCGAAGTCGGCGTTCGTCGACGCGCAGGTGATCCGGATCGGCGCCGAAGGCAAGACGGCTGTCGCGCCCGCGAACTGGGAGAAGCCCCTCGACGGCAAGGTCGCGCTGGTCACGGGCGCGTCCCGCGGCATCGGCGCGGCGATCGCCGAGGTGCTGGCCCGCGACGGCGCGCACGTCGTCGCGCTCGACATCCCCGCTCAGGGCGCCGACCTGTCGAAGGTGGCGAACAAGATCGGCGGGTCGTCACTGCAGCTCGACATCACTTCGCCGAGCGCGCCCGCGAAGCTCGCGGAGTACCTGAAGGAGCGTCACGGCGGTGTCGACGTCGTCGTGCACAACGCGGGCATCACGCGCGACAAGACGCTCGGCAACATGAGCGAGAGCGCGTGGGACTCCGTGATCGCGGTGAACCTGGCGTCGCAGCTCGCGGTGAACGACAAGCTGCTCGGCGATCGCGTGCTGAACGAGAACGGCCGCATCATCGGCGTCTCGTCGATCGCGGGCATCGCCGGCAACGTCGGCCAGGCGAACTACGCGACGTCGAAGGCGGGCGTCATCGGCATGGTGAACGTCGGCGCGCCGCAGCTCGCGGCGTACGGCGGTACGATCAACGCCGTCGCGCCCGGGTTCATCGAGACCAAGATGACCGCGGCGGTCCCGCTGTTCATCCGCGAGGCCGGCCGCCGGCTGTCGAGCCTCGGCCAGGGCGGCCTGCCGGTCGACGTCGCCGAGACGATCGCCTGGTACGCGAACCCGGCGTCGGCCGCCGTGAACGGCAACGTGGTCCGCGTCTGCGGCCAAGCCCTGCTGGGGGCGTGA
- a CDS encoding FxsA family protein — translation MAVAFLLYVFAEIAAIWAVGSAVGVLGTLGLLLAGAFIGSWLARREGAKAMRAFMSAARAGQPAEKELTDGMLVALGGVLILVPGFVSDVLGLLLMLPPSRAVARKLWLRRMEKRAVRFANQRRGPVMVVDSEVVPPQEPRRDQPTVIEGRVVEN, via the coding sequence ATGGCTGTCGCGTTCCTGCTTTACGTCTTCGCCGAGATCGCCGCGATCTGGGCGGTGGGTTCGGCCGTCGGCGTGCTCGGCACGCTGGGCCTCCTCCTGGCCGGCGCGTTCATCGGTTCTTGGCTGGCCCGCCGCGAGGGCGCCAAGGCGATGCGGGCGTTCATGTCCGCCGCCCGGGCCGGGCAGCCGGCGGAGAAGGAACTGACCGACGGGATGCTGGTCGCGCTCGGCGGAGTGTTGATCCTGGTCCCGGGGTTCGTGAGTGACGTGCTGGGGTTGCTGCTGATGCTGCCGCCGTCGCGCGCGGTGGCTCGGAAGCTGTGGCTTCGCCGGATGGAGAAGCGGGCTGTGCGGTTCGCCAACCAGCGCCGGGGGCCGGTGATGGTGGTGGACAGCGAGGTCGTACCTCCTCAGGAACCGCGGCGCGACCAGCCGACGGTGATCGAAGGCCGAGTCGTCGAGAACTGA
- a CDS encoding TetR/AcrR family transcriptional regulator → MSEDDQRPPERARRLPRAVRERQILDAAVQVFSRHGYHAASMDEISDVAGVSKPMIYTYLGSKEDLFGACIRREATRLLEAIQAGVQPDLPPDMQLWHGLRSFYRFVSEYRESWTVLHRQALTVGGAFAAEITDMRARAIQLVAALVVSAGTRKGVGEQAEFSGEGLSAALVGAAESLADWALDHPDISDGVLASWLMNLVWLGFNDLIEGEVWKPSE, encoded by the coding sequence GTGTCAGAGGATGATCAGCGTCCGCCCGAGCGGGCCCGGCGGCTTCCGCGCGCCGTGCGCGAGCGGCAGATCCTGGACGCGGCCGTCCAGGTGTTCTCGCGCCACGGCTACCACGCGGCCTCGATGGACGAGATCTCCGACGTCGCCGGCGTCTCGAAGCCGATGATCTACACCTACCTCGGGTCCAAGGAGGACCTGTTCGGTGCGTGCATCCGCCGCGAGGCGACGCGGCTGCTCGAGGCCATCCAGGCCGGCGTGCAGCCCGACCTGCCGCCGGACATGCAGCTCTGGCACGGCCTGCGCTCGTTCTACCGCTTCGTCTCGGAGTACCGCGAGTCGTGGACGGTGCTGCACCGCCAGGCACTGACCGTCGGTGGCGCGTTCGCCGCGGAGATCACCGACATGCGGGCGCGCGCGATCCAGCTGGTCGCGGCGCTCGTCGTGTCCGCGGGCACCCGCAAGGGCGTCGGCGAGCAGGCCGAGTTCTCCGGCGAAGGCCTGTCCGCGGCCCTGGTCGGGGCGGCCGAGTCGCTGGCCGACTGGGCCCTCGACCACCCCGACATCTCCGACGGCGTGCTCGCGTCGTGGCTGATGAACCTCGTCTGGCTCGGCTTCAACGACCTCATCGAGGGCGAGGTCTGGAAGCCGTCAGAGTGA
- a CDS encoding DoxX family protein has translation MILRRLARPLLAAIFVSGGINALRHAEGHAKAAEPFLKGAFDKVGDVVPEQVPRDPVTLVRIDAGVKIGAGLALATGRAPRLAAGLLLGSLVPTTLAAHSFWTIKDPGERQQQQIQFFKNASLAGGLLLAVSDTHGKPSAAWRARHAAKDVGVAAGKLSRKAEKRANKLAKRAQKALPN, from the coding sequence GTGATACTCCGTCGACTGGCACGTCCCCTGCTGGCAGCGATATTCGTGAGCGGCGGGATCAATGCGCTGAGGCACGCCGAGGGGCACGCGAAGGCGGCGGAGCCGTTCCTCAAGGGCGCGTTCGACAAGGTCGGTGACGTCGTCCCGGAGCAGGTTCCGCGCGACCCGGTGACGCTCGTCCGCATCGACGCCGGGGTGAAGATCGGCGCCGGTCTCGCGCTCGCCACCGGGAGGGCCCCGCGGCTCGCGGCCGGGCTCCTGCTCGGCAGCCTGGTGCCGACGACGCTCGCCGCGCACAGCTTCTGGACCATCAAGGACCCGGGCGAGCGCCAGCAGCAGCAGATCCAGTTCTTCAAGAACGCGAGCCTGGCCGGTGGCCTGCTCCTCGCGGTCAGCGACACGCACGGGAAGCCGTCGGCGGCTTGGCGCGCGCGTCACGCCGCGAAGGACGTCGGCGTCGCGGCCGGGAAGCTGAGCCGCAAGGCCGAGAAGCGCGCGAACAAGCTCGCGAAGCGCGCCCAGAAGGCGCTCCCCAACTAG
- a CDS encoding SCP2 sterol-binding domain-containing protein — translation MADNAGMTSADQVAELRGAALLNALERLDPLGPEAHALDVNALADAVDPRDLGKDDFRRLLNALLRLAERAPAFDLSKVDPARFAALVSSASRAQLESVVAERPLRERVLDEIFARMGAHIRPERARDLHAVVHWRLSGGIGEGGYDRYETVISHGSCTVSRDMRSAPRVTITIAPADFFRLITHQATPAVLFVTGRIKVKGDLAFAAGLIGYFDLPHPV, via the coding sequence ATGGCCGACAACGCCGGGATGACCAGCGCAGATCAGGTCGCGGAGCTCCGTGGGGCGGCGCTGCTGAACGCGCTGGAGCGCCTCGACCCGCTCGGCCCCGAGGCGCACGCCCTCGACGTCAACGCCCTCGCCGACGCGGTCGACCCGCGCGACCTCGGCAAGGACGACTTCCGAAGACTCCTGAACGCACTGCTTCGCCTGGCGGAGCGCGCCCCGGCGTTCGACCTGAGCAAGGTCGACCCGGCGCGCTTCGCGGCACTGGTGTCCTCGGCATCCCGCGCGCAGCTCGAGAGTGTCGTAGCGGAACGTCCCCTGCGCGAGCGGGTACTGGACGAGATCTTCGCCCGCATGGGCGCGCACATCCGGCCCGAGAGGGCCCGCGACCTGCACGCGGTGGTCCACTGGCGCCTGTCGGGCGGCATCGGCGAAGGCGGCTACGACCGCTACGAGACGGTGATTTCGCACGGCTCGTGCACGGTGAGCCGCGACATGCGCTCAGCACCCCGGGTCACGATCACGATCGCCCCGGCCGACTTCTTCCGCCTGATCACCCACCAGGCGACGCCGGCGGTGTTGTTCGTCACGGGAAGAATCAAGGTCAAGGGTGATTTGGCCTTCGCGGCCGGGCTGATCGGATACTTCGATCTCCCGCACCCCGTATAG
- a CDS encoding acetyl-CoA C-acetyltransferase — MPPRQKQPKQAPSVRKVAIIGGNRIPFARSNGPYAKASNQDMFTAALDGLVSRFSLQGEVIGEVAAGAVLKHSKDFNLARESVLGSKLSPATPASDVQMACGTGLQAIINVANKIALGQIDSAIAGGVDTTSDAPLAVNEDLRQILIQLNSAKTLGDRLKLVAKIRPGHIVPAIPRNEEPRTGLSMGEHAALTAKIWEITREAQDELAAASHQHLAAAYDRGFFDDLVTPFLKLARDQNLRADSTAEKLAKLKPAFGGPGGTMTAGNSTPLTDGASTVLLATDEWAKAHQLPVLAYLTFSQTAAVDYVHGEEGLLMAPAYAVPRMLTRAGLSLQDFDFYEIHEAFASQVLATLKAWEDPAFAKEKLDLDAPLGAIDRAKLNVNGSSLAAGHPFAATGGRIVATLAKLLHEKGSGRGLISICAAGGQGVTAILEK; from the coding sequence ATGCCCCCCAGGCAGAAGCAACCGAAGCAGGCGCCCTCCGTGCGCAAGGTCGCCATCATCGGGGGCAACCGGATCCCCTTCGCGCGGTCGAACGGCCCGTACGCGAAGGCGTCGAACCAGGACATGTTCACCGCCGCGCTCGACGGTCTGGTCAGCCGGTTCTCGCTGCAGGGCGAGGTGATCGGCGAGGTCGCCGCCGGCGCCGTGCTCAAGCACTCGAAGGACTTCAACCTGGCCCGCGAGAGCGTGCTCGGCAGCAAGCTGTCGCCCGCGACGCCCGCGTCCGACGTCCAGATGGCGTGCGGCACCGGCCTCCAGGCGATCATCAACGTCGCGAACAAGATCGCGCTCGGCCAGATCGACTCGGCCATCGCCGGCGGCGTCGACACCACGAGCGACGCGCCGCTGGCCGTCAACGAGGACCTGCGGCAGATCCTCATCCAGCTCAACTCCGCCAAGACGCTCGGCGACCGGCTCAAGCTCGTCGCGAAGATCCGGCCCGGGCACATCGTCCCGGCGATCCCGCGCAACGAAGAGCCGCGGACCGGCTTGTCGATGGGCGAGCACGCCGCGCTCACCGCGAAGATCTGGGAGATCACCCGCGAGGCGCAGGACGAGCTGGCCGCGGCCAGCCACCAGCACCTCGCCGCCGCGTACGACCGCGGGTTCTTCGACGACCTCGTGACGCCGTTCCTCAAGCTCGCGCGCGACCAGAACCTGCGCGCGGACTCGACCGCGGAGAAGCTCGCCAAGCTCAAGCCGGCCTTCGGCGGCCCCGGCGGCACGATGACCGCGGGCAACTCGACGCCGCTGACCGACGGCGCGTCGACCGTCCTGCTCGCCACCGACGAGTGGGCGAAGGCGCACCAGTTGCCGGTGCTGGCGTACCTGACGTTCTCGCAGACCGCCGCTGTCGACTACGTCCACGGTGAAGAGGGCTTGCTGATGGCGCCCGCGTACGCCGTGCCGCGGATGCTCACGCGCGCCGGGCTTTCGTTGCAGGACTTCGACTTCTACGAGATCCACGAGGCGTTCGCGTCGCAGGTGCTGGCCACGCTCAAGGCGTGGGAGGACCCGGCGTTCGCCAAGGAGAAGCTGGACCTGGACGCGCCGCTCGGCGCGATCGACCGGGCGAAGCTGAACGTCAACGGCTCGTCGCTGGCGGCCGGGCACCCGTTCGCCGCGACCGGCGGCCGGATCGTCGCGACGCTGGCGAAGCTGCTGCACGAGAAGGGGTCCGGCCGCGGCCTGATCTCGATCTGCGCGGCCGGCGGCCAGGGCGTCACCGCGATCCTCGAGAAGTAG
- a CDS encoding YDG/SRA domain-containing protein codes for MSGPDVGSVPEIFLEPGRVWGAVPGVPEGTTFSSRREAYDRGVHLALQAGIVGVARTCAASIVLSGGYEDVDGGEWILYTGHGGRKNRKQVDHQTFNDPGNAALVASRVHQTPVRVVRGSEAEFGPDKDYRYDGLFLVKDSYYEVGGDGFKMCRFLMVKYGSRVDINYPDMVIELSPVEKHSMKPAGKSKPARRKAVTRPIVRSPEVSDFVKQVHDDTCQMCGIRLVVKGQGFSQGAHIRALGGIQAGPDVPENVLCLCPNCHSLFDLGAILVQPDHSLQYNGMSVGKLRMDGRHFVDDKYLTFHREIHS; via the coding sequence ATGAGCGGTCCTGATGTCGGCAGCGTGCCGGAGATCTTCTTGGAGCCTGGTCGGGTCTGGGGTGCCGTCCCCGGTGTCCCGGAAGGAACCACCTTCTCGAGCCGACGTGAGGCGTACGACCGCGGCGTGCACTTGGCTCTGCAGGCAGGCATCGTCGGCGTCGCGCGGACGTGTGCAGCGTCGATCGTGCTTTCCGGCGGGTATGAGGATGTCGACGGCGGCGAATGGATCTTGTACACCGGCCACGGCGGCCGGAAAAACCGCAAGCAGGTCGATCACCAGACCTTCAACGACCCGGGAAACGCTGCGCTCGTGGCGAGCCGGGTACATCAGACACCTGTCCGAGTTGTGAGGGGCTCCGAGGCGGAGTTCGGGCCAGACAAGGACTACCGGTACGACGGATTATTCCTGGTGAAGGATTCGTACTACGAAGTCGGTGGCGACGGCTTCAAGATGTGTCGCTTCCTCATGGTCAAGTATGGCTCCCGGGTGGATATCAATTACCCGGACATGGTCATTGAACTTTCACCTGTCGAGAAGCATTCGATGAAGCCGGCGGGTAAAAGTAAGCCCGCTCGCCGAAAAGCGGTAACCAGGCCAATCGTGCGCTCGCCCGAAGTTTCCGACTTCGTCAAGCAGGTCCACGACGACACGTGTCAGATGTGTGGTATCAGGTTGGTCGTTAAGGGTCAGGGATTTTCGCAAGGGGCGCACATTCGTGCTCTTGGTGGTATTCAGGCTGGCCCCGATGTGCCCGAGAACGTTCTTTGTCTATGTCCGAATTGCCACTCCCTGTTTGATCTGGGGGCAATCCTGGTTCAGCCCGATCATTCCTTGCAATATAACGGAATGAGTGTCGGAAAGCTTCGGATGGACGGCCGGCACTTCGTCGACGACAAGTACCTCACGTTCCATCGTGAGATTCACTCGTGA
- a CDS encoding SCP2 sterol-binding domain-containing protein, producing MVIANLTPEQFIQVLETLHMLGSAGAGIELSSLSTDVLVDVVGRASRDQLKAIAAHSELRAVFLDEIFRRMSEHFLPERARHVDFVVSWRFSDGTGEDGYDRFQTVIEDGLCVSSTDLSRTPDTTITLSVDDFIKMATGNAAVAAMFVTGRVKVKGEYAPAVRFSSYFDIPKPTGD from the coding sequence CTGGTCATCGCCAACCTGACGCCCGAGCAGTTCATCCAGGTCCTGGAAACCCTGCACATGCTGGGCTCCGCGGGTGCGGGTATCGAGCTGAGCTCCCTGTCGACGGACGTGCTGGTGGACGTGGTCGGACGAGCCTCACGCGACCAGCTGAAGGCGATCGCGGCGCACTCCGAGTTGCGCGCGGTGTTCCTGGACGAGATATTCCGCCGAATGTCCGAGCACTTCTTGCCGGAACGAGCACGCCACGTCGATTTCGTGGTTTCCTGGCGCTTTTCCGACGGCACCGGCGAGGACGGCTACGACCGCTTCCAAACGGTGATCGAGGACGGCTTGTGCGTTTCTTCAACGGACTTGTCGCGGACTCCAGACACGACGATCACCCTGTCCGTGGACGACTTCATCAAGATGGCAACGGGCAACGCCGCGGTGGCGGCGATGTTCGTGACTGGGCGAGTGAAGGTGAAGGGCGAGTACGCCCCGGCGGTCCGCTTCTCCAGCTACTTCGACATCCCCAAACCGACCGGGGACTAG